TGTATCAACATGGGAGCGCTTTAACCGCTGACACGACTCGTGTGATGAGTGGGAATCCGATATGCCACGGCAGTGCGGCTTTCGAAATGCCTGCTTTGGAAACGTTAATAAAAATGTGCTTATCCAGTTTGGACAGCTGAGCCCAAATTGTGCCGTTAGTCATGTACTTATGTTTGTTCAGCAGGGTGACAGCAGTGAGGATATAGGGTACAAAGTACATAGTTTCGTGGTGCAAGAGAAGATTTGTGCTTGTCCATCAAATGAGGATTTCTATACGGAGATATCTATGGGGGCCTTTGTCTCAAAGGTTTCTAGATGTTTTTttcgtttgtttgttgttgttttaggCTGTGGAATGTGAGTAAGATATTGGAGGGTCACCCTGGAATAGGAATGAAATACGCAGTAATGGTGGTGATCTTTCTCAGATGAGAGGCTGTGAGCTTTATCATGCTGCATTTATGAAAACAGATCAGTGTCGCTGTGTTCATATATCCAGCAGTGCCTTACTGCATAGGAAGGACGTCGGGTTGTTTTGAAGTTCAGGTGAGAAAACCACATGTTTTGATGGGTTACaggaaaccaaaaaaaaaaaatctgcagcacacacacaggtcaaaAAGTGTCAGTATCAAAATAGACACGGAGCCTGTCATTGGGGTCGGGCCTCCAGTGGCACCCGGGATAAAAGCGGCTTTGCTCAGAGCGCCAAGGCGAAAATCCACCTGCCCGCTGGAGACGCCAGGCACGTTCCCGCAAAGCATATGTGGGTCTGGGCGCTTCCTCTCCGCCGGTCAGGTCTTGGTACTGAAAGACAAAGAAAGTTATTTTGCGCTTCTCGGCACGAATCCACATTCAGCGATTCAATGAAAACTAGAGCATTTCTGATACAGATCTTCTATATGCCTTCCAAATAGGCCAGAGAAACCCCTTCTGACATTCTCTTTGCCTCCAGGGAGAACTGAATCCACAGTTTTGGTGCAAGGCATATTTAAACCACTAGAGGGAGCACTTTGAAATCCAAAGATCACCGATCTCCCCTCCCAGCCTGGATGCGAAAATGCCCTCTGGAAACAATCTTAATAGGACCTGTTTACCCAAGCTCCTTTCTAATTAAAGAACTAACCGTATGTCTAAAAAAGGACTAATGACTCTTACTTTTTTTGGTGTGGAAAATTTAACTTAAAAGTTTATCCCAAACCCCTGGTTTTGTCAGGTACAGATTGAACCTTGTTGTCACCTCAACCGCCATTTAGCTCACCTTTGGACAGCAGCCCCAGCCTTTGAGTCTTGTGGATCGATCAGACTGTCCATTGCCAACAATATGGAAGAGAAGAAGCGATCTGTGTGGGTCTCAAGGGCTTCCGACTGCTTCTCGATCAGTGCCAGGGTGTCTCTTAAAACTGTGGGTGGATCAGCACAGAGCACAGGTCATCCGGTGCTGCAAGCTAGCTAATGCCACAGATGCTGGGAGAAGCAGCGTTTGGATAACCTCTCTCTGACCCCCATTACAACATgactatttttaaatgtaagcTCATTTATACTTGTTGACTTACAAACCGTAAGGAATAATCTAAACTAAATGAATTACTCCCACCAATCACCAAACAGCACGTTAATCTCCAGCCTTTACGTGTAAAATTAACATCATAAGTGACCCTTTAAGGGCACCCGAAGAGGTTCATTTAGTGTTACATGGACGTTCAGCTCATCAATAGGAGTCACTAATAATTAAGATTACAAAAAAGCTAGGCTCTCCGAATCTGGGAAGATGATCCCCTTGCCCCCAATCGCTcatgcctgactgcattgtccAATCCGTCATCTCCTGTTaccagaagggggggggggggggcaggcgggcGCGTGTACAGTTACACAGGTTTACAGGAGCTTCTAAAATGCTGATATTTGACACAGAAGTCATGTGTGTCAGGACAGTGTGATTTCAACCACTTCAGGACCATGCAGAAAGAAGGCCATTCCATGCACAAACTTGACACTTTGGTGTGTGAAGGCAGACACGGGTGAAGCATTTGTTCCCAGGATCCTGTGAGCTGATAGATTGTATGTTTATGGATAGACCCAGACTTTGGAATGTGCCGCAACACTACCCTTGAGCCACTTTGGCCTACAACTCCAGTAGGAAGAGTCAAACGGGGAGATTTGGTGGGATGTCCAGCGACCACATGGGCTTGCTAAGCTCTCCAACAAACATCTCCTGAactagtgtttcccaaccagccccctcatgaaaccttcaggTCATTCAGCCCCCAACATTGTGTACCCTCTTCATGAACCCTTGTTGGTCAAACACAGGAGAGGGTGTCACTACCGGGAGAGGTGGAGTTCAAATAGCTCAGTAGGGAGTCTCCGGTCTTCAATACTGCTGTGGTGAGGGGCTGCCGTGCACTAATATCCTTCTGGAAACTCTGGCAGAAAGAAAAAGTGGCAGGTAAGATAGCAAGCTGAAATGGTTGCAAGTGCGTTCTCTCAACTTTCAAGTAATTTCTCTAAACACAAGCTCCCTCTCCCCACAGAGTCTTGGATGTGATAGCAAACCTTGTAACTGGCAAGGCAGCACCTGACGCTACTGATGTCTGGCGTGGCTGGCGTCAGACTCTGTATCCTATCTACTACCCGGTACAGCCACAAAATGAGCTCCTCGAGGTTGGAGCAGAACACCTGTAGGTGAAGGAATGGAGTTAACCAAATATGGAGAGTCTCCAAAAGATGCATTAGAACTGTTGAACACATTCCATCAACAGTTAAGATCAAGGTCAATTAAGATCTCAGAACTGCATATACCAAGGTCACCATGACCAGGGTTAGAAAAACCTGCCTTTGTCCAAAATAATTGCACCTTACTGTATTTCTCTCTGACGATGCCTTctgaaattttaatatctcTGGTCATTTATAGCAACCCTATTGACACCAATTACCTGGATGTGCTGTACTAGGGATTCTTTGGTCTGTGCCTCCCCCGGGCCTGTTTTGGTTCTCCTGTGGAACTCTGGGAGCTTAGCCTCACTTGGGTGATCCATGTAAGAAGCTGCAGCTTTCAGGCTCTCCCTGCCCACCTCCCTGCTAAGGTTCTCCAAACTGGTTGCCAGGCCCACAGCCCTCGCTGCCAAAACCTCTGGGCTACAGGAGGCTCTGGAGACAGACTCTTCTCCAGCAATAACACTTGGTCCAGAGGCGCACTCTTCCCTCACTGGCACTTGCCTCCTGTCCTCCACAGGTGGTGTTGCTCTTGCTTTTGCATGGGATTGGTCCTCCAGCAGAGACTCTGAGCTAGCCTGTAGGGAGAGCTCACGAAGATGCTGCGAGAGCACCTCCAACTCCCTCAGCCGGCCAGGCAAGGGGTGAAACTCCTCTTCCCCATCCCAAGGTGCCCCAGCAGGGGGCAAGATACAAGCACTCCGATTGAAGGTGGCAGCTGTGCTGAAGGAGGAATAGACACCCGGCTTGCTATTGTGCATCCAGTGGGAGGGCCGTGACCCATCGCTGTCCAGCAGGCTGTCTGCTGAGAACCCAACTTGGTCCACCAAGGACTGCCAACTACTGGACAGTTTAGAATCTGGGGACTTGGGCTGCAAGTTGTCTCTAAGGGGCTGGTTCTGGAGCTCCTGGTCTTTCAGCACTGTGCTCAAGCCATCCCTGCTCCCACCTGCAGGAGGAAGCTCACCGTATGATAGAGTAGTGGAGCTACAGAAACGGTCCATCTCGATGCCAGAGTCCTCTACCAGTGGGTCGGTCCACAACAGTGACCCAGGCTCCATGGAGTCTTGAGAAGATGGCAGGTTAGGCCGTAGGGGGTAGGTGTAATCCAGGAGAGCCTGATACTCTTTATTGGGGTCCCAGCTAGATGATGTCCTGTCTGGGCACGGTGGCTTTGTGCTGGGGATGGCACACGCCCAGTACCTAGCCTGATGAGGGGACAtctggtggagggggggtggccGGCACTGGCTACTGACTAGCAAAGACCCAGGGTCTGAGGCAGCACCCCTCCAGGAGGGCCGTGATGACAGACCAAAGGCATCCAGAGAATGGGACCTCTGAGCAGAAGACCATTTGGAGTGAAGGGGCACCGTTAGGCTGCGGATGTCCAACGGTGGGCTAGAGAGGCTGCGGTAGTGGGAGCCTCCAGCGCTAAAGTCAGAACCCGTGCCGGGCTCCTCATTGGAAGACCAGTCACATAGCTCTGCCACAGTCAGTGGATGGGAACAATCCTccccaccagcagggggagcagaaGCATCCGATCTCAAGAGGGTGCTGATACCCAAGGTCTCCTCTTCTTGAGGGCTGGATGGTGGCTCCACTTCCTCAGAAGGGAGCTCACATGGTCTGTTGGGTTGCTCTACCTAAGAGACGGAGACAGCAGCTGAACATTTTCCATCAAGCCTAATTCAAAGCTGGAGTCTGTTTTCCACGTGTCATCTTACCTGCTCGGATTGCTCAGGGAGGCCGGGCTTCTTCAGGATTGAAACATGACACTCGGTGACAAACAGCGGCTTCCTGACGCAGTATTGGCTCTGACTTGTGAGATACCTCGATCTTGGTGCCATAGTGACGGTCTTCTTGTGGCTGCTCTTCTCTTGGTCCAGATCTTTAGCCGGTGGGAACCGGGTTGTTATTGACCTCTGTCTGGGGGCCCAGGGACGGGAAGTTGGTCTGGTGGCCCCGCTGCGTATAGCTCCCAAGATCCCCCTCTGTTGCCTTCCATAAGCCTGGAGTTCCATGTGGGGGGTCAGGTCTGGAAGCTTCCCATCAACATCCAGAGCCATAGCAACCCGGTCAGGAGCCACCACACATCACCAGCCCAAAAGTCGTCACTGCAAACCAAGGATGTCAAACATTCATCTCCACATATCCGGATTGTTCCAGTTGAATCCTGCTTATAATCATGAACTGTTACTCTTACACCCCAATGgatcacaatttaaaaaaacccACAAGTGAACCACAAAACATTGTTCCTAAGTGTTGAAGTTTGTCATCAAAGGCATGCAGCCAGAAAGCCATGGAGTAGTGTAGACAATAACAAATTATACGTGTTTTCTGGGaaaagccatttaaaaaaaataatgttctTCCTAGTTAAACTACTTCTATGGTgaacaacaaaaccaaaactgCTACCCAACAGAGTAAGATCAGATTTAGGGACAAAAAGATAGCACATTCACTCCATGACTGTGATGACACATCCATTTAAATACTGTAATGTCACTAATTGGGCTTGTTCAGGCTTGTTCACAGACCTAGAGAACACAGTCTTTTGTCCAATAACGAGCACAGGAACCACATCCTCCTACAATCCCCCCCATTGCACCAGAGATTTCACCCATTCctagccccctccccccatataCCCCATTCCCTGACATTAGTATCCCAGAGAACCTGCAGCAGCTTCCACATGTTGACAGCACAGCCTCTACTGTTTCCCCTGGAGAGAACAAAAACCTTCCTTCAAAAGGGCACCAGAGAGGACTGTTTGGAACAACAATGACCACGATACACCATGAATCTCCAGAAGGGATCAGCaagaaaagcaaaaacaaaaagacagaCAAAGTCATTGGGTTTTGCTTTAAATTGTAGGTTTGGAGTCATGTTTAATCATCATATTTCATCTGGATAGCGTGAGCTTTAATAATAGCACTGAGAAGCATTTTAATCCTCAATGTAAGTGAAAGTCTGCCCTCTATTGGTGATATATGtctttacacattttttttaactatttctAATCCATATAGCCACATAGATGCACATCAGATGTAACTAACGCTATTCACCAGTTGGCCatcagttctctgtgtccacgTACAAACACTGCTGACCCACAATGTGTGCGACTCTCCTTCTATAAGGGCTTCCCACCACAGCACTTCTATTATATTATGATGGGCTATTTTAACCATCCTCTGTTTCCATGACAACAGAGGAAGGTGCCTTCAGAATACTCATAACATGGAGCCTGATAAACATGGACTCCCAGAGAAGGGCTTTGTTTTGGTGGCTGATGCATGGTTTCTGGCAGGAAGGAAAAATAAACCAGATATTACGAAAGTAATTCTAAGTGTGTAAAATTAGAAAGCGCCGCGTCATGCTGTAAAACTACACCCTACCTCCTTGCCATTTTGCCCCAACTTGAACCCAAGTTTTACACAAAAAAATTCAGCTTGTACTTTCCTATAAAGACACCAACTTCAGCTCTCGAAGCTTCCTGGCAATACCAGAGCACAAGCGTTACAGGGGAGTGCCGAGTCCTGTCTTCTTTGTGGCACCGAAAGACTCCTTTCCGAGCAGGACTGCACGCCGGACACCCAAGGAGGGGACGTGGTGGTAGCGAAATGCTAAGTAGCTAAGCTAAGAAACACCGGAAGACGCTACTTGTGTCTAGTTGTGACAATCTGGCTTTTGAGTGCAGCTCTATCCCAGGGTAAGCCGACCACTGCATTACACAGAGCATTACAACCCCCACAGGCTACAAACATGTCAGTCAGGTATAGCCAGAACCATACAGACCCGTCCTATTAAACATCTGTATAATGTAGACTAAGGCAAGGCCATCAGCCATGGCCATGAAATGGGGGGAGCGAAGGCGAGTCAAGCGGGTGAATGCTCCATAAATCGTTAAATGCCATGATAATCGGTCTCATGAACCCAATAAAAAGCTACGTCTGGTTCATTGTTTTCAAAGTTACTATGATGTCTCGTAAATATCAGCAACTATGGCAACAGGTGGGCAGGGTATCACGGGCATAATATCGGAAAAACTGAGGTCATAATCTTCTTGAAAGAAGTTAGTATTGTGTCACCAAACATTTATAAAGACTAATGTGCTATAAATGACCACACAGTTAATATATTACCATATATACGAACCCTGTCTTGGtgaaaaaaatcctagaatgtACACCAATATCAAAAAGGACATTTACACTCGAAAGTAAATATATTATATGACGAAGTAGGCAGGTATTGCCGATACACTTTGTCTTATGTGAACAGATCCgcttaaacaataagaaacacaGGCGGACCTACTTACCCGCGCCCACTTTGTCGTACTTCTAAAAGGGGGATTTAACTCAAGCCGCGTTGGAGCAGTTTTCGCGGTAAAAACCGCATTCAAAAAtaaactgtaacagaaaattAATAACTGGTAAGGGCCGATCTTCATAAATACTGCATAGTGTGCGGCGGCTGAAGGGCGCCTAAGTCCCGCTGCACACAGCAATGCAGTGATGTTACAGGAACTGGGTGCTACCGAAACATCACAAGGGCGCCACTTGTTGCATAGCCCTGCACACATGTACAGATGATGAGGAAGCATCTTATAACACAGATACCGCGATTGGACCCCTCCCAACCTCCAATTAACCACATAAATCAGCTTTTACCAGTCCGGTCCGTTACATTTCGCAGATGTTGAATCGAGGAATCCGATGTTTATCTAATAGGTCTGTGTAGCATTTTCcatagaaaacaaaaaacaccatGTAGCATTTCCCTTAGAAATTAAAAAATCAGGGCGATTTAACTAAAGTTTAACGTCATTCGTACTAAATTAAAAACTGAATTAGAAAGTCCTCATGCAGATGCATGTTTTTGTTCGTATAAACCAGCACACTGCGGAAGTGGAAGTATTATTAAATGTGGCGTCCAGATGCATCGACTAGCTTAGCTAAACAAGAAATCTTTACAGTATAGCAtagaataatataaaattcAGCATCAGCGAAAAACACGAACCTTAATCGCGATATCGGGCTAACAGCCTACGCTAGTTTTtaagtgagattttaaacaaagTAAATCATAACGATTGTTACTTTGCATCGTGTTTTTTCCGCCTTCCCAGGGAAACTAATACCTCCGTCCTTTCAGTTCTGTTCTGGGACTGAAAGCCCGCTTCTTTCCCCGACCATGCACGATCTCAGGGCGGATCGATGAGACACGAAGCCGAGTCTGCACCCGCCAGCGCCGGATAGGAGGAACCCGCCTTACCGACACACTGAAGCGGCCGGAAAAGCCTCCGAGCTCCAGCCCCCGATCCCCTCTGGCGACGCCGCTGTGTAACTGCCAACTGCGGGAGGCCCGTTTTGGAGACGCCTGTCTCCCCCCCCGGAAGAAGTGATGGAGACCCTTAACACCTCAAACCCGCGACTGCCTGCACATAACGCCGCTTGCTGTACGCCGTTAACTCAGATCCCGTATCTGATTGAGGTCCACATGGAGCTGTATGGCTCACCGGGATGCGTGGCTGTTTCACACCGATACTGACTCTGAAAAGCGCCTTAGCGCTGCACCTCAGTTGCTACAGTAAAACATACAGCTGTCAACAGCGTACAAATATTTACAATTTAGTTACTAAGGTGCGGATCATCCTTAGGTCTGGCATATTTGATTGTACCATGCCTGGCGCTGACGCTTATATCaagtaataaaattaattagaCGGAAAATAAAAATGCGTAAAATGATTATTCAGAAGGAAGACAAGCATTCTTCACATACATGAACAATCGCCGGAAATATTACACACCTTTGAGACTGGGTCCTCAAATCCTGCTTTTTATATGATCTCTGTGTTGTCTCTGTGGTAGGAAGGTCCACTGACtcaaacaaatatgtatttgGCACACATCAGATTCCTTTTAAACGTGCAATTAAAATATTGTCGAATTGACATGTAGTCTACTGACTACAACAATCAATGTCAATTCATTCCAGCTACAACTGCTGCTGCAACTTAATATTACCGTCATACTTCTTTAGCACTCATGAAGAGAGCCTATAGCATCCATGTTCAGGGGATATTATGGTATGTAATTATACAACAGAGAGATTGTCATGAACAATGTCATGCACTTATAATGTATATTTCACCACAGAATAACTCCACCACACGTAGGAAAAGGTTTGCAGATAGCagacatttttaatttcataatATCTAAAAGGACTTTTTGTGAGAGGACTGTGTCTAAAGACTAAAAAAATTCTCATATTAAAATCTGaacatccatccttccattccATATTTTGAGACTTTCTGGTGGAGAATTCTAgatattcttttaaaaaaagaatgagATGAAATGTATACTGACAATAAGCCACCAAACGTATATGCAAAATAGAACAGGTGAAGCTTTAActtctttttaaaatttaagcTTGGAATAACTTTAAATTTAAACACTtgtaataaattttaaaaacttaaacaTAGAAATAACTTTTTCCATAGTCAACAATCATCTCAGGTCAGTCAATCAGAAGTGATTTTGGCCAATTCTGATAGCCCTGTGCTGTCTGATTTGTCAATTTGCACCTGTTTTTCTCAGTATAATACAAGTTTTGTGTACATTCAAAGTGAACTAAAGATCACAGGTTCTTTTTTATCTGGGAAAgggtaaaacaaaaataaagatttagtttttttaattgctatGGAAAAAACAGATGTAAATCTTGGCATGGCTTAGATAAAGTGATTTAAAACGTGCACAGTAActataaaattatttataaaacacATTGTTTGGCAGTCACTGAACTACACATAGTGAGTAAGTAATAAAAATGGTAACATGTAAATATGTCAAAGTTAAGAATGAATGCAATAggtttaatctgggccagacaTTCACACTTTGGACCACCTGACAttctattaaaaaataaagttcaCGGCTGTTATTAGCAGACCAACATGGCTGCTGTGTTCTCGCTGTAGTTTGGCACGAGAAAGGTGGAGCCGGCTCTGGCACGCCGCACGTTCCAGCCATCAGGGGAAAGCGGCGTCAACACGCCCTGGCCTCTCTTCTTGGTTTTGGGAACATCGCTCCAATGTgacttgggggggtggggagactCTCTAGTCCAGCTGCTAAAATCCCACGGCCGACATGAAACCGGCAGGGTACCTCCTCTCCCAAAGAGTTAATACTTAATAAGCACAGACCAACAGGAGCAAGGAGGGAGCCTGTTAATAATTTAagcctgtgtgccccccccccccccaacaggagCAAGGAGGGAGCCTGTTAATAATTTAagcctgtgtgccccccccccccccccccccccccccccacagcctcaTGGCTATTGGCTAACGGCAATcctcttattaaaaaaaaagaatcattcACTACTTGAAGGTGAAAGGGACCATTTTggatgcagacaacgttaaaagaaTCAGCCTCCGCTACAGAAATGACTTACTTTGTGTGTTCCTAAGGACAATACAAATCTATGACAAATGTCACCTTCCCAACGACTGCTTTAGCAGGGCAGCCTCTCCTGTCAGAGGTAagtcttttattttgaaatcgaCTACCCCCCATAAGTGCCTTTTCCGGTTGCAGTTCAGAAAACTGACTCAATGTCCTCCTTCTCCGCCGAACGGCCCGGCAAGGCCACCTGCCCCCTGCCCTGGTTGGTGACGAGTGGGGACATCTCCTCCTCAGCCTGCACGTGGGCTGCAGCCTCCACCTGTACCTCCGCCAGCTCCTCCTCCCGCCTCCCTTCCGACCGACCCTGTTTCCTCTTCTTCATGTCCTCCTGGTTGATGTGGTGCAGGATTCCCGCCCCCAGGGCATCCCCCTCCACATTCACCACAGTGGTTGTGCGGTCCCTGCGAACCAAACAGGCACCTTACAGTGTAAGAGTCCCTCGCGGTAGCGGGTAGTACATTAGACATAGTTTATAACCATCCACATAAACATCAGACCTTTGCAAGGAAAATCAGTGTCAAGGATCACTCACCACATGGCTGTAATTggcatttgttgtttttaactGTTGTTTGTCAAGAAGGATCCTATCATCTCACTTTACAATGGCCATTAACCCAAACACAAACCGCAATCATTCACTTTTATGAGCTTATTATTAATTATGATGACTAACATGAGTAATTTCAAACTAAACTCTGCTGCTCGAATCTCAGAAGAAACGACAAAGTTGCCGTTTGTGTTTGCTGAGTGCTTTCAAATGATTAATTGTTTGAATTGTTTATTCCCGATTTACTATTTGCTTAcactgcagagtgaaagacaccTGATCCATAATTGGGTCCATTCAtaagctctgtgtgtgtgtgtgtgtgtgtgtgtgtttgtgcgtgtgcaCTTGAGGTCACTTACACGATCCAATCAACGGCGAGCATGAGCGACAGATCATTGGTGGGCAGCCCTATGGCTTCCAGGATGATGGCGATGGTGATGATGCCCCCGGCGGGGATGCCGGCCGCCCCCACACTGGATGCAGTGGCTGTCACCCTGTGAGCACAGTGCCAGGGTGGCACGAGGCAGCACTCAGTGGGACGCTGGCCTCAT
The nucleotide sequence above comes from Paramormyrops kingsleyae isolate MSU_618 chromosome 3, PKINGS_0.4, whole genome shotgun sequence. Encoded proteins:
- the cep68 gene encoding centrosomal protein of 68 kDa; this translates as MALDVDGKLPDLTPHMELQAYGRQQRGILGAIRSGATRPTSRPWAPRQRSITTRFPPAKDLDQEKSSHKKTVTMAPRSRYLTSQSQYCVRKPLFVTECHVSILKKPGLPEQSEQVEQPNRPCELPSEEVEPPSSPQEEETLGISTLLRSDASAPPAGGEDCSHPLTVAELCDWSSNEEPGTGSDFSAGGSHYRSLSSPPLDIRSLTVPLHSKWSSAQRSHSLDAFGLSSRPSWRGAASDPGSLLVSSQCRPPPLHQMSPHQARYWACAIPSTKPPCPDRTSSSWDPNKEYQALLDYTYPLRPNLPSSQDSMEPGSLLWTDPLVEDSGIEMDRFCSSTTLSYGELPPAGGSRDGLSTVLKDQELQNQPLRDNLQPKSPDSKLSSSWQSLVDQVGFSADSLLDSDGSRPSHWMHNSKPGVYSSFSTAATFNRSACILPPAGAPWDGEEEFHPLPGRLRELEVLSQHLRELSLQASSESLLEDQSHAKARATPPVEDRRQVPVREECASGPSVIAGEESVSRASCSPEVLAARAVGLATSLENLSREVGRESLKAAASYMDHPSEAKLPEFHRRTKTGPGEAQTKESLVQHIQVFCSNLEELILWLYRVVDRIQSLTPATPDISSVRCCLASYKSFQKDISARQPLTTAVLKTGDSLLSYLNSTSPVLRDTLALIEKQSEALETHTDRFFSSILLAMDSLIDPQDSKAGAAVQSTKT